One window of Streptomyces sp. SUK 48 genomic DNA carries:
- the truB gene encoding tRNA pseudouridine(55) synthase TruB → MTQKHTTPDGLVIVDKPSGFTSHDVVAKMRGIARTRRVGHAGTLDPMATGVLVLGVERATKLLGHLALTEKEYLGTVRLGQNTLTDDAEGEITSSTDASKVTREAIDAGIAKLSGAIMQVPSKVSAIKIDGVRSYKRAREGEEFEIPARPVTVSSFTVYDVRDAVAEDGTPVLDLVVSVVCSSGTYIRALARDLGAGLGVGGHLTALRRTRVGPYKLDAAKTLDQLQEELTVMPIAEAAAAAFPRWDVDAKRARLLLNGVRLEMPEEYADAGAVAVFDPEGRFLALVELHKGKAKSLAVFA, encoded by the coding sequence ATGACGCAGAAGCACACCACGCCCGACGGCCTTGTCATCGTCGACAAGCCGTCGGGCTTCACTTCGCACGACGTGGTCGCCAAGATGCGCGGGATCGCCCGGACCCGCCGCGTCGGCCACGCAGGCACCCTCGACCCGATGGCGACCGGCGTGCTGGTCCTCGGCGTCGAGCGCGCCACCAAGCTCCTCGGTCACCTCGCGCTGACCGAGAAGGAGTACCTGGGCACCGTACGGCTGGGCCAGAACACCCTCACCGACGACGCCGAGGGCGAGATCACCTCGTCCACCGACGCCTCCAAGGTGACCCGGGAGGCCATCGACGCCGGTATCGCCAAGCTGTCCGGCGCCATCATGCAGGTCCCGTCCAAGGTCAGCGCCATCAAGATCGACGGCGTACGGTCGTACAAGCGGGCCCGCGAGGGCGAGGAGTTCGAGATCCCGGCCCGGCCGGTGACCGTCTCCTCCTTCACGGTGTACGACGTCCGCGACGCCGTCGCCGAGGACGGCACCCCCGTCCTCGACCTGGTCGTCTCCGTCGTCTGCTCCTCCGGCACCTACATCCGCGCGCTCGCCCGCGACCTGGGCGCCGGCCTGGGCGTCGGCGGACATCTCACCGCGCTGCGCCGCACGCGCGTCGGGCCGTACAAGCTCGACGCCGCGAAGACGCTGGACCAGCTCCAGGAGGAGCTGACCGTGATGCCGATCGCCGAGGCCGCCGCGGCGGCCTTCCCGCGCTGGGACGTCGACGCCAAGCGCGCCCGGCTGCTGCTGAACGGGGTCCGCCTGGAGATGCCCGAGGAGTACGCGGACGCCGGTGCGGTCGCCGTGTTCGACCCCGAGGGCCGTTTCCTGGCGCTCGTCGAGCTGCACAAGGGCAAGGCCAAGAGCCTGGCCGTCTTCGCCTGA
- the rbfA gene encoding 30S ribosome-binding factor RbfA yields the protein MADNARAKRLADLIREVVAQKLQRGIKDPRLGSHVTITDTRVTGDLREATVFYTVYGDDEEREAAAAGLESAKGILRSEVGRAAGVKFTPTLTFVADALPDTAKTIEDLLDKARQSDAKVRETSAGADYAGGADPYRKPADDETDGDAAE from the coding sequence GTGGCCGACAACGCGCGGGCGAAAAGGCTGGCGGACCTCATCCGAGAGGTGGTTGCCCAGAAGCTGCAGCGCGGGATCAAGGACCCGCGGCTCGGCTCGCACGTCACCATCACGGACACCCGCGTGACGGGTGACCTGCGGGAGGCGACCGTCTTCTACACGGTGTACGGGGACGACGAGGAGCGGGAGGCCGCCGCGGCGGGCCTGGAGAGCGCCAAGGGCATCCTGCGCTCCGAGGTCGGGCGCGCGGCCGGGGTGAAGTTCACCCCGACCCTGACCTTCGTCGCGGACGCCCTCCCGGACACCGCCAAGACCATCGAGGACCTCCTCGACAAGGCCCGGCAGTCCGACGCCAAGGTGCGGGAGACCTCCGCGGGCGCCGACTACGCCGGCGGCGCGGACCCGTACCGCAAGCCGGCGGACGACGAGACGGACGGCGACGCCGCGGAATGA
- a CDS encoding DUF503 domain-containing protein yields the protein MYVGTLSFDLLLGDVHSLKEKRSVVRPIVAELQRKYAVSAAEVDHMDLHRRTIIGLAVVSGDAAHLTDVLDRCERLVAGRPEVELLSVRRRFHGDDD from the coding sequence ATGTACGTGGGGACTCTGTCCTTCGACCTCCTCCTCGGCGATGTCCACTCGCTGAAGGAGAAGCGCTCCGTCGTCCGCCCGATCGTCGCCGAACTCCAGCGGAAGTACGCCGTGAGCGCGGCCGAGGTGGACCACATGGACCTCCACCGGCGGACGATCATCGGCCTCGCCGTGGTCTCCGGTGACGCGGCACACCTCACGGACGTACTGGACCGGTGTGAACGGCTGGTCGCCGGCCGCCCAGAGGTGGAGCTGCTGTCCGTGCGACGCCGCTTCCACGGCGACGACGACTGA
- the infB gene encoding translation initiation factor IF-2, which translates to MAKVRVYELAKEFGVESKVVMAKLQELGEFVRSASSTIEAPVVRKLTDAFQGGGSGKSAKPAPRKASPKPAAPSPVQAARPAAPRPAAPKPATPAPQQPAEPAAPSAPAASAPASGPRPGPKPAPRPAPAAPEFTAPPAAPAAQTPQAPAAQGQGQGPRPGGARPGAPKPGGRPAQGQGQARPGERAPRPGGQAPRPGARPSGPRPGNNPFTSGGSTGMARPQAPRPQGGPRPGGAPGAGPRPQAPGAQGGGPRPQAPGGARPTPGSMPRPQGGAPRPGGPRPNPGMMPQRPAAGPRPGPGGRGPAGAGRPGGGGGGRPGGGGFAGRPGGGGGGARPGGGGGFAGRPGGGGGGFGGGPGGGGRPGFGGRPGGPGGRGGTQGAFGRPGGPARRGRKSKRQRRQEYEAMQAPSVGGVMLPRGGGETIRLSRGASLTDFAEKINANPASLVAVMMNLGEMVTATQSVSDETLHLLAGEMNYTVQIVSPEEEDRELLESFDLEFGENEGTEEDLVVRPPVVTVMGHVDHGKTRLLDAIRKTNVIAGEAGGITQHIGAYQVATEVNGEDRAITFIDTPGHEAFTAMRARGARSTDIAILVVAANDGVMPQTVEALNHAKAAEVPIVVAVNKIDVEGADPTKVRGQLTEYGLVAEEYGGDTMFVDISAKQGLHIDSLLEAVVLTADAALDLRANPHQDAQGIAIESRLDRGRGAVATVLVQRGTLRVGDTMVVGDAYGRVRAMLDDTGNTVAEAGPSTPVQVLGLTNVPGAGDNFIVVEEDRTARQIAEKRAARERNAAFAKRTRRVSLEDLDKVLKAGEVQQLNLIIKGDASGSVEALESSLLQLDVGEEVDIRVLHRGVGAVTESDIDLAMGSDAIVIGFNVRAAGRAAQMAEREGVDVRYYSVIYQAIEEIEAALKGMLKPEYEEVELGTAEIREVFRSSKLGNLAGVLVRSGEVRRNTKARLLRDGKVIAENLTIEGLRRFKDDVTEIREGFEGGINLGNFNDIKVDDVIATYEMREKPRA; encoded by the coding sequence GTGGCTAAGGTCCGGGTCTACGAACTCGCCAAGGAGTTCGGTGTCGAGAGCAAGGTCGTCATGGCCAAGCTCCAGGAACTCGGTGAATTCGTCCGTTCGGCGTCTTCGACCATCGAAGCGCCGGTTGTACGCAAGCTGACCGACGCCTTCCAGGGTGGTGGCAGCGGCAAGTCCGCCAAGCCCGCCCCGCGCAAGGCTTCCCCCAAGCCCGCCGCGCCCTCTCCGGTGCAGGCGGCACGTCCGGCTGCCCCGCGGCCGGCGGCTCCCAAGCCCGCGACGCCCGCCCCGCAGCAGCCGGCTGAGCCGGCCGCTCCGTCGGCTCCCGCGGCGTCCGCGCCGGCCTCGGGTCCGCGTCCGGGCCCCAAGCCCGCGCCGCGTCCGGCCCCGGCCGCCCCGGAGTTCACCGCTCCGCCGGCCGCTCCGGCCGCCCAGACCCCGCAGGCCCCGGCCGCACAGGGTCAGGGCCAGGGTCCGCGTCCCGGTGGCGCCCGCCCCGGTGCCCCCAAGCCCGGTGGCCGTCCGGCCCAGGGTCAGGGTCAGGCCCGTCCGGGCGAGCGCGCGCCGCGTCCCGGTGGCCAGGCCCCGCGTCCGGGTGCCCGTCCCTCCGGCCCGCGTCCGGGTAACAACCCCTTCACTTCCGGCGGCTCCACCGGCATGGCGCGCCCGCAGGCGCCCCGTCCGCAGGGTGGCCCGCGTCCCGGCGGCGCCCCCGGCGCCGGCCCCCGTCCGCAGGCGCCCGGCGCCCAGGGCGGCGGTCCGCGTCCGCAGGCTCCCGGTGGTGCGCGTCCGACTCCGGGCTCGATGCCCCGTCCGCAGGGCGGCGCCCCGCGTCCCGGCGGCCCGCGTCCGAACCCCGGCATGATGCCGCAGCGTCCCGCTGCCGGCCCGCGTCCCGGCCCCGGCGGCCGTGGTCCGGCCGGTGCCGGTCGTCCCGGTGGCGGTGGCGGCGGTCGTCCCGGTGGCGGCGGCTTCGCCGGCCGTCCCGGCGGCGGTGGCGGCGGTGCCCGTCCGGGTGGCGGCGGCGGTTTCGCCGGTCGTCCCGGTGGCGGTGGCGGCGGCTTCGGCGGCGGCCCCGGTGGCGGCGGTCGTCCCGGCTTCGGCGGTCGTCCCGGCGGTCCCGGTGGCCGTGGTGGCACGCAGGGCGCCTTCGGTCGTCCCGGCGGTCCCGCGCGTCGCGGTCGCAAGTCGAAGCGGCAGCGTCGCCAGGAGTACGAGGCCATGCAGGCCCCGAGCGTCGGCGGCGTGATGCTGCCGCGCGGCGGCGGCGAGACCATCCGTCTCTCCCGCGGCGCGTCGCTCACCGACTTCGCGGAGAAGATCAACGCCAACCCGGCGTCCCTCGTCGCGGTCATGATGAACCTCGGCGAGATGGTCACCGCGACGCAGTCCGTCTCCGACGAGACGCTGCACCTGCTCGCCGGCGAGATGAACTACACGGTTCAGATCGTCAGCCCCGAGGAGGAGGACCGCGAGCTGCTCGAGTCCTTCGACCTGGAGTTCGGCGAGAACGAGGGCACCGAGGAAGACCTGGTCGTCCGTCCGCCGGTCGTGACCGTCATGGGTCACGTCGACCACGGTAAGACCCGACTCCTCGACGCCATCCGCAAGACGAACGTCATCGCGGGCGAGGCCGGCGGCATCACCCAGCACATCGGTGCCTACCAGGTCGCGACCGAGGTCAACGGCGAGGACCGCGCGATCACCTTCATCGACACCCCGGGTCACGAGGCGTTCACCGCCATGCGTGCCCGTGGTGCCCGGTCGACGGACATCGCGATCCTGGTCGTCGCGGCCAACGACGGCGTCATGCCGCAGACGGTCGAGGCGCTGAACCACGCCAAGGCGGCCGAGGTGCCGATCGTGGTCGCGGTCAACAAGATCGACGTCGAGGGCGCCGACCCGACCAAGGTGCGCGGTCAGCTGACCGAGTACGGCCTGGTGGCCGAGGAGTACGGCGGCGACACCATGTTCGTCGACATCTCCGCCAAGCAGGGTCTGCACATCGACAGCCTCCTGGAGGCCGTCGTCCTCACCGCGGACGCCGCCCTGGACCTGCGGGCCAACCCGCACCAGGACGCGCAGGGTATTGCGATCGAGTCCCGCCTGGACCGCGGTCGCGGTGCGGTCGCGACGGTCCTGGTGCAGCGAGGCACGCTGCGGGTCGGCGACACCATGGTGGTCGGCGACGCGTACGGCCGAGTCCGCGCGATGCTGGACGACACCGGCAACACCGTCGCCGAGGCCGGCCCGTCGACGCCGGTCCAGGTCCTGGGTCTGACCAACGTCCCGGGTGCCGGTGACAACTTCATCGTGGTCGAGGAGGACCGTACGGCCCGCCAGATCGCGGAGAAGCGTGCGGCCCGTGAGCGCAACGCGGCCTTCGCGAAGCGCACGCGCCGTGTCTCCCTTGAGGACCTGGACAAGGTGCTCAAGGCCGGCGAGGTCCAGCAGCTGAACCTGATCATCAAGGGTGACGCTTCCGGTTCGGTCGAGGCCCTCGAGTCCTCGCTGCTCCAGCTGGACGTCGGCGAAGAGGTCGACATCCGCGTCCTGCACCGCGGTGTCGGTGCGGTCACGGAGTCCGACATCGACCTGGCCATGGGCTCCGACGCCATCGTCATCGGCTTCAACGTCCGTGCGGCCGGCCGTGCCGCGCAGATGGCGGAGCGCGAGGGCGTCGACGTCCGGTACTACTCGGTCATCTACCAGGCGATCGAGGAGATCGAGGCGGCCCTCAAGGGCATGCTCAAGCCGGAGTACGAAGAGGTCGAGCTCGGTACGGCGGAGATCCGCGAGGTCTTCCGCTCGTCCAAGCTGGGCAACCTCGCCGGTGTGCTCGTCAGGTCCGGCGAGGTCCGCCGCAACACGAAGGCCCGCCTCCTGCGCGACGGCAAGGTCATCGCGGAGAACCTCACCATCGAGGGCCTGCGTCGCTTCAAGGACGACGTCACCGAGATCCGCGAAGGCTTCGAGGGTGGTATCAACCTCGGAAACTTCAACGACATCAAGGTCGACGACGTCATCGCGACGTACGAGATGCGCGAGAAGCCGCGCGCGTAA
- a CDS encoding YlxR family protein, which translates to MSGRTHAGARPERTCVGCRERAAKNDLLRIVRSEDACVPDPRGTLPGRGAYLHPALVCLDQAVRRRTLPRALRAPGALDTKALRRYVEQATVAEQATP; encoded by the coding sequence GTGTCTGGCCGGACGCATGCCGGAGCACGCCCTGAACGCACCTGTGTGGGGTGCCGGGAGCGGGCGGCCAAGAACGATCTTTTGCGGATCGTGCGGAGCGAGGACGCGTGCGTCCCCGATCCGCGCGGTACGCTGCCCGGCCGGGGTGCGTATCTGCACCCCGCCCTGGTCTGTCTCGACCAGGCGGTACGCCGCCGGACGTTGCCGCGGGCACTGCGCGCCCCGGGAGCGCTCGACACAAAGGCGTTGCGCCGATACGTCGAGCAGGCAACAGTTGCCGAGCAGGCAACGCCGTAA
- the nusA gene encoding transcription termination factor NusA: protein MDIDMSALRGLVREKEISFDLLVEAIESALLIAYHRTEGSRRHARVRLDRQTGHVTVWAKEDPEDLEEGQEPREFDDTPSGFGRIAATTAKQVILQRLRDAEDDATLGEYAGREGDIVTGVVQQGRDPKNVLVDIGKLEAILPVQEQVPGETYPHGQRLRSYVVRVAKGVRGPSVTLSRTHPNLVKKLFALEVPEIADGSVEISAIAREAGHRTKIAVRSTRSGLNAKGACIGPMGGRVRNVMGELNGEKIDIVDWSDDPAEMVANALSPARVSKVEVVDLASRSARVTVPDYQLSLAIGKEGQNARLAARLTGWRIDIRPDTEQPAE from the coding sequence GTGGATATCGACATGAGCGCCCTGCGGGGCTTGGTCAGGGAGAAGGAGATCTCCTTCGACCTGCTGGTCGAAGCGATCGAGTCGGCCCTCCTCATCGCCTACCACCGCACCGAGGGAAGCCGCCGCCACGCGCGCGTACGGCTCGACCGGCAGACCGGTCATGTGACCGTGTGGGCGAAGGAGGACCCCGAGGACCTGGAGGAGGGGCAGGAACCGCGGGAGTTCGACGACACCCCCTCGGGCTTCGGCCGCATCGCCGCCACCACCGCCAAGCAGGTGATCCTCCAGCGGCTGCGCGACGCCGAGGACGACGCGACGCTCGGCGAGTACGCGGGACGCGAGGGGGACATCGTCACCGGCGTCGTCCAGCAGGGCCGCGACCCGAAGAACGTGCTGGTCGACATCGGCAAGCTGGAGGCCATCCTGCCGGTGCAGGAGCAGGTGCCCGGCGAGACCTACCCGCACGGCCAGCGCCTGCGCTCGTACGTGGTCCGGGTCGCCAAGGGCGTGCGCGGCCCCTCCGTGACGCTCTCGCGCACCCATCCGAACCTGGTGAAGAAGCTCTTCGCCCTGGAGGTGCCGGAGATCGCCGACGGTTCGGTGGAGATCTCCGCCATCGCCCGCGAGGCCGGCCACCGCACCAAGATCGCCGTCCGCTCCACCCGCTCGGGCCTGAACGCCAAGGGCGCGTGCATCGGCCCGATGGGCGGCCGGGTGCGCAATGTGATGGGCGAGCTGAACGGCGAGAAGATCGACATCGTCGACTGGTCGGACGACCCGGCGGAGATGGTGGCGAACGCGCTGTCACCCGCTCGGGTGAGCAAGGTGGAGGTCGTGGACCTCGCCTCCCGCTCCGCCCGGGTGACCGTGCCGGACTACCAGCTGTCGCTGGCGATCGGCAAGGAGGGGCAGAACGCCCGCCTCGCCGCCCGCCTCACCGGCTGGCGCATCGACATCCGGCCCGACACCGAGCAGCCGGCGGAGTAA
- the rimP gene encoding ribosome maturation factor RimP produces the protein MSTTQSERLRELLEPLVTSQGLDLEEIALDSVGRKRVLRVVVDSDSGADLDAIADVSRALSAKLDETDAMGDTAYDLEVGTPGAERPLTEHRHFVRAVDRLVKFQLTEDGELVARILDVDEEGLDVEVPGVKGRKATTRRIAFPEIAKARVQVEFNRKDTKDKKEEEA, from the coding sequence ATGAGCACCACCCAGAGCGAGAGGCTGCGAGAGCTGCTCGAACCGCTCGTCACCTCCCAGGGGCTGGATCTCGAAGAGATCGCTCTCGACTCCGTCGGACGCAAGCGGGTGCTGCGCGTGGTCGTCGACTCCGACTCCGGGGCGGACCTGGACGCGATCGCCGATGTGAGCCGTGCGCTCTCGGCGAAGCTGGACGAGACCGACGCGATGGGTGACACCGCGTACGACCTGGAGGTCGGAACCCCCGGCGCCGAGCGCCCGCTCACCGAGCACCGGCACTTCGTGCGCGCCGTGGACCGGCTCGTGAAGTTCCAGCTGACCGAGGACGGCGAGCTGGTCGCGCGGATTCTGGACGTGGACGAGGAGGGCCTCGACGTCGAGGTGCCCGGCGTCAAGGGCCGCAAGGCCACCACGCGCCGGATCGCCTTCCCCGAGATCGCGAAGGCCCGCGTGCAGGTCGAGTTCAACCGCAAGGACACCAAGGACAAGAAGGAAGAGGAGGCGTAG
- a CDS encoding DUF4439 domain-containing protein: MSDDGEKTELTAFQAALAAEHAAVYGYGVVGGRVGEGRRSAAKAAYDAHRARRDALAREVRDLGGRPVAASAAYALPFAVRDQADAVRLAAQLERRVAGVYADLVRSTSGARRTSAAEALREAAVRAVGWSGQSVAFPGLAERAGEGTGTGADTGTGTDTGTGAAGAAPSGSASAAR, from the coding sequence GTGAGCGACGACGGCGAGAAGACCGAACTCACCGCCTTCCAGGCCGCGTTGGCGGCGGAGCACGCGGCGGTGTACGGGTACGGCGTGGTCGGCGGCCGGGTCGGCGAGGGGCGCCGGAGCGCGGCGAAGGCGGCGTACGACGCCCACCGGGCCCGGCGGGACGCGCTGGCCCGTGAGGTGCGGGACCTGGGCGGCCGGCCGGTGGCGGCGAGCGCGGCCTACGCCCTGCCGTTCGCGGTGCGCGACCAGGCCGACGCGGTACGGCTCGCCGCGCAGCTGGAGCGGCGGGTGGCCGGGGTCTACGCCGATCTGGTCCGCTCGACGTCCGGCGCGCGGCGCACCTCGGCCGCGGAAGCCCTGCGGGAGGCCGCGGTGCGGGCGGTGGGCTGGAGCGGACAGAGCGTAGCCTTCCCGGGGCTCGCCGAACGGGCGGGCGAGGGAACGGGGACCGGCGCGGACACCGGGACCGGCACGGACACGGGGACGGGGGCCGCGGGCGCGGCGCCGTCGGGGTCCGCGTCGGCGGCCCGCTGA
- a CDS encoding aminoglycoside phosphotransferase family protein codes for MAFEPPRRLVRALGETAPAGDDWLARLPELAERAVVRRELTVERVQVPGGRSSLVVLVRQADGTPAVLKLAPPRARPESERAALAHWGGRGAVQLLASDADDGAEGALLLERLHPDVSVRSLPEAKALLEAAGTLRRLWVEPPADHVFETVAGRTGRQAVAMRAGAERDAEMAALVDAALAAREDLLVAPPEERLLHGTFRQSKVLAGERLPWLAVGPDPVVGENAFDLARLVRDRVEDLIASPAGASITRRRIKRLAESLEVDQERLRGWTLFRAVESGVRAVRVGRPRDGELLLEFAGWL; via the coding sequence ATGGCTTTCGAACCGCCGCGGCGCCTGGTGCGGGCGCTCGGGGAGACGGCACCGGCCGGGGACGACTGGCTGGCCCGGCTGCCCGAGCTGGCCGAACGGGCCGTTGTGCGGCGGGAGTTGACCGTCGAGCGGGTGCAGGTGCCCGGGGGCCGCAGCAGCCTGGTGGTGCTGGTCCGGCAGGCGGACGGCACCCCGGCCGTGCTGAAGCTGGCCCCGCCGAGGGCCCGGCCGGAGAGCGAGCGGGCGGCGCTGGCGCACTGGGGCGGGCGGGGTGCCGTACAGCTGCTGGCGTCGGACGCGGACGACGGCGCGGAGGGGGCGCTGCTGCTGGAGCGGCTGCACCCGGATGTCTCGGTGCGCTCGCTGCCCGAGGCGAAGGCGCTGCTGGAGGCGGCGGGCACGCTGCGGCGGCTGTGGGTGGAGCCGCCGGCGGACCACGTCTTCGAGACCGTCGCCGGGCGCACCGGGCGGCAGGCGGTGGCGATGCGGGCGGGCGCGGAGCGGGATGCCGAGATGGCGGCGCTGGTGGACGCGGCGCTGGCGGCGCGGGAGGACCTGCTGGTGGCGCCGCCGGAGGAGCGGTTGCTGCACGGCACGTTCCGGCAGAGCAAGGTGCTGGCCGGGGAGCGGCTGCCGTGGCTCGCGGTGGGTCCCGATCCGGTGGTCGGGGAGAACGCGTTCGACCTGGCGCGGCTGGTGCGGGACCGGGTGGAGGACCTGATCGCCTCGCCCGCGGGCGCGTCCATCACGCGGCGGCGGATCAAGCGGCTCGCGGAGTCGCTGGAGGTGGACCAGGAGCGGCTGCGGGGGTGGACGCTGTTCCGGGCGGTGGAGTCGGGGGTCCGCGCGGTACGGGTCGGCCGGCCGCGGGACGGGGAGCTGCTGCTGGAGTTCGCCGGGTGGCTCTGA
- a CDS encoding LysR family transcriptional regulator: MDVDLRLVRYFTVVAEHGNFGRAATRLHLAQPSLSRQIQRLEAQLGVRLLDRSPQGSSLTDAGRAFLPRARILLQEAERAARTARAAAQPRTVTVGRAEGLVITACTQELRRRHPEAQVRTRHLDWRDTRALTEGRVDALIAYGPLPFPTDGFRVTTLHQEPRVLVTSASHPLADEKAISPGALADEELVACASTPVLWSTPKPVGAHPAPPRPAGDDSFEDKLELVATGHCVAIFPAGDRRAAVREDLALIPLVDTDPCEVLLVTRADDPNPLLGSLEDIARTVLGDA, from the coding sequence ATGGACGTCGATCTGCGGCTCGTGCGCTATTTCACGGTCGTGGCGGAGCACGGCAACTTCGGCCGGGCCGCCACCCGGCTGCACCTGGCGCAGCCGTCGCTGAGCCGCCAGATCCAGCGACTGGAAGCCCAGCTCGGGGTCCGGCTCCTCGACCGCTCGCCGCAGGGCAGCAGCCTCACCGACGCCGGTCGGGCCTTCCTGCCCCGGGCCCGGATCCTGCTCCAGGAGGCCGAGCGGGCCGCCCGCACGGCCAGGGCCGCCGCGCAGCCTCGTACCGTCACCGTCGGCCGCGCCGAGGGACTGGTCATCACCGCCTGCACGCAGGAACTGCGCCGCCGCCACCCTGAGGCCCAGGTCCGCACCCGCCACCTCGACTGGCGGGACACGCGCGCGCTCACCGAGGGGCGCGTCGACGCCCTCATCGCCTACGGACCCCTGCCCTTCCCCACGGACGGCTTCCGGGTGACCACCCTCCATCAGGAACCGCGGGTGCTCGTCACCTCGGCCAGTCACCCGCTGGCCGACGAAAAGGCGATCAGCCCCGGGGCCCTGGCGGACGAGGAACTGGTGGCCTGCGCCAGCACCCCGGTTCTCTGGAGCACTCCCAAGCCGGTCGGCGCCCACCCGGCGCCGCCTCGGCCCGCGGGCGACGACAGCTTCGAGGACAAGCTGGAACTCGTCGCCACCGGCCACTGCGTCGCGATCTTTCCCGCCGGTGATCGACGCGCCGCGGTACGCGAGGACCTCGCCCTGATACCCCTCGTCGACACCGACCCCTGCGAGGTCCTGCTCGTCACCCGCGCCGACGACCCGAACCCGCTGCTCGGATCACTGGAGGACATCGCCCGCACCGTGCTCGGCGACGCCTAG
- a CDS encoding SDR family oxidoreductase, protein MTTYDGKKIVITGGSSGIGLAAARLFADGGARVLITGRTRSALDSALERLGEGAIAVRSDAASLTEIEALAATVRERFGTVDALFVNAGVTASAPFGSTTEDMFDALFDINAKGPYFTVQALAPLLREGSGVVLTTSVVNVLGLDALSAYSASKAALRSMTRTLARELLPRGVRVNAVSPGPTDTGVLDRSVPADVAETVKDGYRSTIPMRRLGTPEEVAAAVAYLAFGATFSTGAEFPVDGGASQL, encoded by the coding sequence ATGACCACTTATGACGGCAAGAAGATCGTGATCACGGGCGGAAGCAGCGGTATCGGACTGGCCGCCGCCCGGTTGTTCGCGGACGGCGGGGCGCGCGTGCTGATCACCGGCCGCACCCGGTCCGCCCTGGACAGCGCGCTGGAGCGGCTGGGCGAGGGGGCGATCGCCGTCCGCAGCGACGCCGCGTCCCTGACGGAGATCGAGGCGCTGGCCGCCACGGTCCGGGAGCGGTTCGGCACGGTGGACGCGCTGTTCGTGAACGCCGGTGTCACCGCGTCCGCGCCGTTCGGCTCGACGACGGAGGACATGTTCGACGCGCTGTTCGACATCAACGCCAAGGGCCCGTACTTCACCGTGCAGGCGCTGGCGCCGCTGCTGCGCGAGGGGAGCGGGGTGGTCCTCACCACGTCGGTGGTGAACGTCCTGGGCCTCGACGCGCTCAGCGCCTACTCGGCGAGCAAGGCGGCGCTGCGGTCGATGACGCGCACGCTGGCCCGCGAGCTGCTGCCGCGCGGGGTGCGGGTCAATGCCGTGAGCCCCGGCCCGACCGACACGGGCGTCCTGGACCGCTCCGTCCCCGCCGATGTCGCCGAGACGGTGAAGGACGGCTACCGGAGCACCATCCCGATGCGGCGTCTTGGGACGCCCGAGGAAGTGGCCGCGGCCGTGGCGTACTTGGCGTTCGGCGCGACCTTCTCGACGGGCGCGGAGTTCCCTGTCGACGGCGGGGCCTCGCAGCTCTAG